From Roseburia hominis, the proteins below share one genomic window:
- the ilvC gene encoding ketol-acid reductoisomerase, whose translation MAKIYYQEDCNLSVLEGQKIAIIGYGSQGHAHALNLKESGCDVIIGLYEGSKSWKRAEEQGFQVFTAAEAAKQADIIMILINDELQADMYKKDIEPNLEAGNMLMFAHGFNIHFGCITPPKDVDVTMIAPKGPGHTVRSEYQVGKGVPCLVAVEQDATGKALDKALAYALGIGGARAGVLETTFRTETETDLFGEQAVLCGGVCALMQAGFETLVEAGYDPRNAYFECIHEMKLIVDLIYQSGFAGMRYSISNTAEYGDYITGPKIITEDTKKAMKKILSDIQDGTFAKEFLLDMSPAGRQVHFKAMRKKAAEHPAEVTGAEVRKLYSWSDEDKLINN comes from the coding sequence ATGGCAAAGATTTATTATCAGGAAGACTGTAATCTGTCTGTATTGGAAGGACAGAAAATCGCTATTATTGGCTACGGAAGTCAGGGACATGCACATGCTCTGAACTTAAAAGAGTCTGGTTGTGACGTAATCATCGGTCTTTATGAGGGAAGTAAGTCCTGGAAGAGAGCGGAAGAGCAGGGATTTCAGGTATTTACGGCAGCGGAGGCTGCAAAACAGGCAGATATCATCATGATCCTTATTAATGATGAGCTGCAGGCTGATATGTACAAGAAGGATATCGAGCCGAATCTGGAAGCAGGCAATATGCTGATGTTCGCGCACGGGTTCAATATTCATTTTGGCTGCATCACTCCTCCGAAGGATGTAGACGTAACCATGATCGCACCGAAAGGACCGGGACATACTGTAAGAAGCGAGTACCAGGTAGGAAAAGGCGTACCGTGTCTGGTAGCAGTTGAGCAGGATGCAACCGGAAAAGCTCTTGATAAAGCGCTTGCGTACGCGCTGGGAATCGGCGGAGCAAGAGCCGGCGTTCTGGAGACAACATTCAGAACAGAGACTGAGACAGACCTCTTTGGTGAGCAGGCTGTACTTTGCGGTGGCGTATGTGCACTTATGCAGGCAGGTTTCGAGACACTTGTAGAAGCTGGATATGATCCGAGAAATGCTTACTTTGAATGTATCCATGAGATGAAACTGATCGTAGATCTGATTTACCAGAGCGGTTTCGCAGGCATGAGATACTCTATCTCCAATACGGCAGAATACGGCGATTACATTACCGGACCGAAGATTATTACCGAAGATACCAAGAAAGCAATGAAGAAGATCCTTTCCGATATCCAGGATGGTACTTTCGCAAAAGAATTCTTATTGGATATGTCCCCGGCAGGACGCCAGGTACACTTCAAGGCAATGAGAAAGAAAGCAGCAGAGCATCCGGCAGAGGTAACAGGTGCAGAAGTCAGAAAACTTTACAGCTGGAGTGATGAGGATAAGCTGATCAACAACTAA
- the ilvN gene encoding acetolactate synthase small subunit, translated as MRKQAYSILVHNNPGLLSRMAGLFSRRGYNIESITAGTTADPRFTRITIVASGDELILSQIEKQVRKMEDVIDIKLLNDTNAVCRELIMIKVRANASQRADIVSVADIFRAKIVDVEKDCLTIELTGAQSKLDAFLELLEGYEILELARTGITGLTRGSADVVYL; from the coding sequence ATGAGAAAACAAGCGTATTCAATCTTAGTACATAATAATCCGGGTCTTTTGAGCCGAATGGCAGGGCTTTTCAGCCGCCGTGGATATAACATTGAGAGTATCACGGCCGGAACGACGGCGGACCCGCGTTTTACCAGAATTACGATCGTGGCGAGCGGAGATGAGTTGATCCTCTCCCAGATTGAAAAACAGGTACGAAAGATGGAAGATGTCATTGATATTAAGCTGCTCAACGATACCAATGCCGTATGTCGTGAGCTGATCATGATCAAGGTTCGTGCCAATGCATCGCAGCGTGCAGATATTGTGTCTGTTGCGGATATTTTCAGAGCTAAGATCGTCGATGTGGAGAAGGATTGCCTTACCATCGAGCTTACCGGAGCGCAGTCCAAATTAGATGCATTTCTGGAACTTCTGGAAGGATATGAGATTCTGGAGCTTGCGAGAACCGGAATCACAGGTCTGACAAGAGGAAGTGCAGATGTTGTATATTTGTAG
- a CDS encoding acyl-CoA dehydratase activase yields MYQVGIDIGSSAAKAVAMENGEVVKTILLNTGFSSKKTAEEIYQAFEAEGINKENARYVATGYGRISVPYADDTVTEITCHGKGANYLFKDNGTVIDIGGQDTKGISLKNGRVMKFIMNDKCSAGTGKFLEVMTNRLGLTQDELSTLARQGSPITISSMCTVFAESEVISLIGKGTPREDIAYGVIESVVTKVVQLISQVPGEKYFLTGGLCEDQYILERLSKALKSTVTSVPLARYAGAIGAAILAEE; encoded by the coding sequence ATGTACCAGGTAGGAATTGACATTGGCTCCAGCGCTGCGAAGGCGGTGGCAATGGAAAATGGGGAAGTAGTTAAGACAATTTTGCTGAATACAGGTTTCAGCAGCAAAAAGACGGCGGAAGAGATTTACCAGGCGTTTGAAGCGGAAGGAATCAACAAAGAAAATGCCAGATATGTGGCTACAGGGTATGGAAGAATCTCGGTTCCTTACGCCGATGATACGGTGACGGAGATTACCTGCCACGGAAAAGGTGCAAATTATTTGTTTAAAGATAACGGAACGGTCATTGATATTGGAGGGCAGGATACCAAAGGCATTTCCCTGAAAAACGGCAGAGTTATGAAGTTTATCATGAATGATAAATGTTCTGCCGGGACCGGAAAGTTTTTGGAGGTTATGACAAATCGGCTCGGACTTACCCAGGACGAGTTATCCACGCTTGCAAGGCAAGGGAGTCCAATCACGATCAGTTCCATGTGTACGGTATTTGCCGAATCGGAAGTGATCAGCCTGATCGGAAAAGGAACTCCGCGGGAAGATATCGCGTATGGAGTCATTGAATCCGTAGTGACGAAGGTCGTGCAGTTGATCTCGCAGGTTCCGGGGGAAAAATATTTTCTTACGGGAGGCCTTTGCGAGGACCAGTATATTCTGGAGAGATTATCTAAAGCGCTGAAGTCTACGGTCACAAGTGTACCGCTTGCCAGATATGCCGGAGCGATCGGGGCGGCGATTCTGGCAGAAGAATAG
- a CDS encoding alpha-glucosidase — protein sequence MEKTWWKESVVYQIYPRSFCDSNGDGIGDLNGITSKLPYLKELGINVIWLSPVYQSPNDDNGYDISDYQAIMEEFGTMEDFDRMLQAAHDMGIRIMMDLVVNHTSDEHRWFVESRKSRENPYRDFYFWREGKDGKEPNNWGSCFSGPAWKYDEETGMYYLHLFSPKQPDLNWDNPKVRKAVFDMMNWWCEKGIDGFRMDVISMISKVPGLPDGPVDKNGYGSFGPYSVNGPRVHEYLQEMNKEVLSKYDLITVGECSGVTIEEAKKYASASGKELSMVFQFEHMDLDGGESFKWNRKKIRLTGLKEVLSKWQTELEGKAWNSLFWDNHDQPRIVSRLGNDSSQYREVSAKMLATCLHMMQGTPYVFQGEELGMTNYPFTSLDEFRDIESINAYKELTEKGILSPERMFDYISYKGRDNARTPMQWDDSKQAGFTTGTPWINVNPNYTKINAKEQMEREDSVFHYYKKLIALRKEYPIIVYGSYELLLPDSEELYVYTRSLDSEKLLVICNFTDKETKYEEPEEFVEGSQVLISNYGREAADGTMQLKPYESVVLIKRR from the coding sequence ATGGAAAAAACATGGTGGAAAGAAAGCGTTGTATATCAGATTTATCCGAGAAGTTTTTGTGACAGTAACGGAGATGGAATCGGTGATTTGAATGGAATTACATCAAAGCTCCCGTATCTGAAAGAACTGGGGATTAATGTGATCTGGTTATCTCCGGTTTATCAGTCGCCCAACGATGACAATGGCTATGATATCAGTGACTATCAGGCGATCATGGAAGAATTCGGAACTATGGAGGATTTTGACCGGATGCTTCAGGCAGCGCATGATATGGGGATACGGATCATGATGGATCTGGTCGTTAATCATACTTCTGATGAACATAGATGGTTTGTGGAGAGCCGCAAGTCCAGAGAGAATCCGTATCGTGATTTCTATTTCTGGAGAGAGGGGAAGGACGGGAAAGAGCCGAATAACTGGGGATCCTGTTTTAGCGGTCCTGCATGGAAATATGACGAAGAGACCGGAATGTATTACCTGCATCTGTTCTCGCCGAAGCAGCCGGATCTGAACTGGGATAATCCTAAGGTGCGAAAAGCTGTGTTTGATATGATGAACTGGTGGTGTGAGAAAGGAATCGATGGTTTCCGTATGGATGTGATCAGTATGATCTCCAAGGTGCCGGGACTTCCGGACGGACCGGTGGATAAGAATGGGTACGGCAGTTTTGGACCTTATTCTGTGAATGGCCCCAGAGTGCATGAGTATTTGCAGGAAATGAACAAGGAAGTCTTGTCTAAGTATGATCTGATTACGGTAGGCGAGTGTTCCGGCGTGACCATAGAGGAGGCGAAGAAATATGCTTCTGCTTCCGGGAAAGAGCTGAGCATGGTGTTCCAGTTCGAGCATATGGATCTGGACGGAGGAGAGAGCTTTAAGTGGAATCGCAAAAAGATTCGGCTGACAGGGCTAAAAGAGGTGCTTTCCAAATGGCAGACCGAGCTGGAGGGAAAGGCCTGGAACAGCCTGTTCTGGGACAATCATGATCAGCCGCGTATCGTATCCCGTTTGGGGAACGACAGCAGCCAGTATCGTGAGGTTTCGGCAAAGATGCTTGCGACCTGTCTGCATATGATGCAGGGTACCCCCTATGTGTTTCAGGGCGAAGAGCTTGGCATGACGAACTATCCGTTTACCTCTTTGGACGAGTTCCGCGATATTGAGAGCATTAATGCTTACAAGGAGCTTACGGAAAAAGGAATCTTAAGTCCGGAAAGGATGTTCGATTACATCAGCTACAAAGGACGTGATAATGCAAGGACTCCGATGCAGTGGGACGACAGCAAGCAGGCAGGTTTCACGACAGGAACGCCGTGGATTAATGTGAATCCGAATTATACGAAGATCAATGCGAAGGAGCAGATGGAAAGGGAAGATTCGGTATTCCATTACTATAAGAAACTGATTGCATTGAGAAAAGAGTATCCGATCATTGTATATGGAAGTTATGAGTTATTGCTTCCGGACAGTGAGGAGTTATATGTATATACCCGAAGTCTGGACAGCGAAAAGCTTCTGGTGATCTGTAACTTTACGGACAAAGAGACAAAGTATGAGGAGCCGGAAGAATTCGTGGAGGGAAGCCAGGTGCTGATTTCCAACTATGGCAGAGAAGCGGCAGATGGTACGATGCAGTTGAAACCGTATGAGAGTGTTGTGCTGATTAAGAGAAGATAG
- a CDS encoding LacI family DNA-binding transcriptional regulator produces the protein MKQDPVKYQRTPDAAIRVKDLAAKAGVSPTTVSNVIHGNTGKVSAETVRKVRKLLEESGYVANMAPRLLAGSGSRIIGVLIGSGTGSVAQQAFYNILIRALEEELYRRNYYMMLHVSDSPEENMQFAAIWRVEGLITLGMGAAENQKIQANGKMPVVSVDTYYESGQPVANVGLDDFGGGYLMGTYLLDAGHEKICFLADNDVGVDHFRWKGLKRACMDTGVFLGEDAHVMIPQEQKKRAEFYKKNLAQLAFSHDVLFFASDYYAMEALSYLHDMGIRVPDEISVAGYDNNEYAVLARPRLTTIHQDAPAKAQAAVEKLLAFIQGTGPVSMAEKLPVHLVIRDSVAEEGILRLKDSGAEEASGKNA, from the coding sequence TTGAAACAGGATCCCGTAAAATATCAAAGGACGCCGGATGCGGCTATCAGGGTGAAGGATCTGGCAGCGAAGGCAGGGGTTAGTCCGACAACTGTTTCCAACGTCATACATGGAAATACAGGGAAGGTGTCGGCTGAAACGGTGCGGAAGGTACGGAAGCTGCTGGAGGAATCGGGGTATGTGGCGAATATGGCACCCCGGCTTCTTGCCGGCAGCGGTTCAAGAATCATCGGAGTATTGATCGGGAGCGGCACCGGAAGCGTGGCGCAGCAGGCGTTTTATAATATTCTGATCCGCGCGCTGGAGGAAGAACTGTATCGCAGAAATTATTATATGATGCTCCATGTCTCGGATTCACCCGAGGAGAATATGCAGTTTGCGGCTATCTGGAGAGTGGAAGGGCTGATTACGCTTGGCATGGGAGCCGCTGAGAATCAGAAGATTCAGGCCAATGGGAAGATGCCGGTGGTATCGGTGGACACGTACTATGAGAGTGGCCAGCCGGTGGCGAATGTGGGGCTTGATGATTTTGGCGGAGGCTATCTTATGGGAACGTATCTTTTGGATGCGGGGCATGAGAAGATCTGTTTCTTGGCGGATAACGATGTCGGGGTCGATCATTTCCGGTGGAAGGGGCTTAAGAGGGCCTGTATGGATACGGGAGTGTTCCTGGGGGAAGATGCACATGTGATGATTCCGCAGGAGCAGAAGAAGAGAGCGGAATTCTATAAAAAGAATCTGGCACAGCTGGCATTTTCACATGATGTTTTATTTTTTGCTTCGGATTATTATGCGATGGAAGCGCTGAGTTATCTGCATGATATGGGAATCCGTGTGCCTGACGAAATCTCTGTGGCGGGATACGACAACAATGAATATGCAGTTCTGGCGAGGCCGCGGCTCACCACGATCCACCAGGATGCTCCTGCAAAGGCGCAGGCGGCTGTTGAGAAGCTCCTGGCGTTTATTCAGGGAACCGGACCGGTCTCCATGGCGGAAAAGCTGCCGGTGCATCTCGTGATCCGCGATTCTGTGGCAGAGGAAGGAATCCTGCGCCTAAAGGACAGCGGGGCAGAGGAAGCGTCAGGTAAAAATGCATAA
- a CDS encoding alpha-galactosidase, with product MVQILFHESTRTFHLFNDKISYIMTVLKNGNMGQLYFGEHIRDKEDFSYLMEDAARCMASCVYEGSKRFSLEHIKQEYPVYGTSDYREPAIEVLQKNGSRISDFQYQGYEIRKGKPKLAGLPATYTESEDEALTLTIFVKDPLTKVALELFYTIFDGRAALARSVKVCNEGEESVHLTRVMSLCMDLPDFEYEWIQLSGAWARERHICTRKLEYGLQAVDSKRGHSSHEQNPFVVLKRPHTTEHTGEAIGFSLVYSGNFLAQAEVDTHDTLRMLMGISPFGFDWKLEAGAKFQTPEAVMVYTNAGLNDMSQTFHRLYQKRLARGYWRDKARPILINNWEATYFDFDANKLVEIAKTAKECGVELFVLDDGWFGDRRDDTAGLGDWVANEELLPGGIQAISEQIEALGLKFGLWFEPEMANKNSRLYREHPDYILHTPGRRDSHGRYQYVLDFSRKEVVDYIYEMMAKILRVSRISYIKWDMNRSITECYSGVLPADQQGEVFHRYILGVYDLYERLTSEFPEILFESCASGGARFDPGMLYYAPQAWTSDDTDAVERLKIQYGTSLCYPISSMGSHVSVTPNHQLLRNTPLHTRANVAYFGTFGYELDLNRLTREEREEVKEQVAFMKQYRELLQFGTFYRLSSPFEKNVTAWMVVSEDRRTALVGYYRVLNEVNASYSRLKLKGLSAELCYVNELSGTEHYGDELMNLGLITSDDTAGQFPADEMTSTDFESRIYVLKAK from the coding sequence ATGGTACAGATTCTTTTTCATGAGAGTACAAGAACATTTCATCTGTTTAATGACAAGATTAGTTACATTATGACTGTTTTGAAGAATGGGAATATGGGGCAGTTATATTTTGGAGAGCATATTCGGGACAAGGAGGATTTCTCCTATCTGATGGAAGATGCAGCCCGCTGTATGGCTTCGTGTGTGTACGAGGGTTCCAAGCGGTTCTCTCTGGAACATATTAAGCAGGAATATCCGGTATATGGAACCTCGGATTACCGGGAGCCGGCCATCGAGGTGCTGCAGAAGAACGGAAGCAGAATCTCGGATTTTCAGTACCAGGGATATGAGATCCGTAAAGGAAAGCCGAAACTTGCAGGGCTTCCGGCTACCTATACGGAATCGGAGGATGAGGCTCTTACGCTTACGATTTTTGTAAAAGACCCGCTGACGAAAGTGGCACTGGAACTTTTCTATACTATTTTTGATGGAAGAGCAGCGCTGGCAAGAAGTGTGAAGGTTTGCAATGAAGGGGAGGAGTCGGTGCATCTGACCCGTGTCATGAGTCTTTGCATGGATCTTCCGGATTTTGAATATGAATGGATACAGCTTAGCGGAGCCTGGGCAAGAGAGAGACATATCTGTACCAGGAAATTGGAGTATGGGCTTCAGGCGGTGGACAGTAAGCGGGGACATTCCTCTCATGAACAGAATCCGTTCGTGGTATTAAAACGGCCTCATACGACGGAGCATACCGGGGAGGCGATAGGCTTCAGTTTGGTATACAGTGGTAATTTCCTCGCACAGGCAGAGGTGGATACGCATGATACCCTCCGGATGCTGATGGGAATCAGTCCCTTTGGGTTTGACTGGAAGCTGGAGGCAGGGGCTAAGTTTCAGACTCCTGAGGCAGTGATGGTCTATACGAATGCAGGGCTGAATGATATGAGCCAGACTTTTCACCGGTTGTATCAGAAACGGCTGGCCCGGGGATACTGGAGAGATAAAGCCAGACCGATTCTGATCAATAATTGGGAAGCGACGTATTTTGATTTTGACGCCAATAAGCTGGTCGAAATTGCGAAAACAGCAAAGGAATGCGGAGTGGAGCTTTTTGTTCTGGACGATGGATGGTTCGGTGATAGGCGTGATGATACGGCCGGATTGGGAGACTGGGTGGCGAATGAAGAGCTGCTTCCGGGAGGAATTCAGGCTATTTCAGAGCAGATCGAAGCCCTGGGGCTGAAATTCGGCCTGTGGTTCGAACCGGAGATGGCAAATAAGAATTCCAGACTTTACAGAGAGCATCCGGATTATATCCTCCACACACCGGGAAGAAGAGACAGTCACGGCAGATATCAGTATGTATTGGATTTCTCACGAAAAGAGGTAGTGGACTATATTTATGAGATGATGGCGAAGATTTTGCGCGTGTCCAGGATTTCTTATATTAAGTGGGATATGAATCGGAGCATTACAGAATGCTACTCCGGCGTGCTTCCGGCTGACCAGCAGGGGGAGGTATTTCACCGATATATTCTGGGGGTGTACGATCTCTATGAGAGATTGACGAGCGAATTCCCGGAGATCTTGTTTGAATCCTGCGCGAGCGGAGGGGCACGTTTTGATCCGGGAATGCTGTATTATGCACCGCAGGCATGGACCAGCGATGATACGGATGCGGTAGAACGTTTGAAGATTCAGTATGGTACGTCTCTTTGCTATCCGATCAGCAGTATGGGAAGCCATGTTTCGGTGACGCCGAACCATCAGCTTCTCAGAAATACACCGCTTCACACCAGGGCAAATGTGGCGTATTTCGGAACGTTTGGATATGAGCTGGATCTGAACCGTCTGACCCGCGAGGAGAGGGAAGAGGTCAAGGAACAGGTCGCGTTCATGAAGCAGTATCGGGAGCTTCTGCAGTTTGGAACGTTTTACAGACTGTCTAGTCCTTTTGAAAAGAACGTGACGGCCTGGATGGTGGTAAGCGAGGACAGGCGTACGGCATTGGTGGGCTATTACAGAGTGCTTAATGAAGTGAATGCGTCATACAGCCGCTTGAAGCTAAAGGGGTTGTCGGCGGAGCTTTGTTATGTAAATGAGCTTAGCGGCACGGAGCATTACGGAGATGAACTTATGAATTTGGGACTGATTACGTCTGACGATACGGCGGGACAATTTCCGGCAGATGAGATGACCAGTACAGATTTTGAGTCACGGATCTATGTTCTGAAAGCTAAATAA
- a CDS encoding AraC family transcriptional regulator: protein MEEILAVQLSEMTSHELYFCFCGFENCKPLHSFGPAVRPNYIIHYILEGKGIFKTGEQRYELNPGEGFLIVPEKVTFYQADKETPWSYLWIGFAGEAAAQYLSKIGLGTEMPVFRSDKREEFTQIVNEMLECRPCTMANQFRRESLLYEFFHIIAEDIELETSQERMDENKYVGAAVEFIQNNYYNPIKVSQIADYVNINRSYLYLLFRETLGMSPQEYLTNYRVSRARELLTLTDLSIESVAYSCGYRDALVFSKAYKSRMGVPPLKFRKNYRRELIRKMYDVEEAEEDEKKS from the coding sequence GTGGAAGAGATTCTTGCGGTTCAGCTATCGGAAATGACATCACATGAGTTATATTTCTGCTTTTGTGGATTTGAAAACTGCAAACCTTTGCATAGTTTTGGACCGGCAGTAAGGCCGAACTATATCATACACTATATTTTGGAAGGGAAAGGAATCTTTAAGACCGGGGAGCAGAGATATGAGCTGAACCCGGGAGAGGGGTTTCTGATCGTGCCGGAAAAGGTAACATTTTACCAGGCTGATAAGGAGACACCATGGTCCTATCTGTGGATTGGATTTGCGGGAGAGGCAGCGGCCCAGTATTTGTCTAAGATCGGCCTTGGAACTGAGATGCCGGTATTTCGGTCGGATAAGAGAGAGGAGTTTACGCAGATCGTGAATGAGATGCTGGAGTGCAGGCCCTGTACGATGGCGAATCAATTCCGCAGAGAGAGCCTTCTGTACGAATTTTTCCATATAATCGCAGAGGATATTGAACTGGAGACTTCGCAGGAGAGGATGGATGAGAATAAATATGTGGGTGCGGCGGTGGAATTTATTCAAAATAACTATTATAATCCGATCAAGGTATCACAGATTGCGGATTATGTCAATATAAACAGAAGTTATCTGTATCTGCTGTTCCGGGAGACACTTGGCATGTCTCCACAGGAATATCTCACAAACTACCGGGTATCCCGGGCCAGGGAACTGCTGACGCTGACGGATCTTTCCATTGAAAGCGTGGCATATTCCTGCGGTTACCGGGATGCGCTGGTATTCTCCAAAGCCTATAAATCGAGAATGGGAGTTCCGCCTCTTAAGTTTCGTAAGAATTATCGAAGGGAACTGATTAGGAAGATGTATGATGTAGAAGAGGCTGAGGAGGACGAAAAAAAGAGTTAA
- a CDS encoding HAD family hydrolase — protein sequence MDGIIFDVDGTLWDATDTIAKAWNQTIAENSTLKMQVSGSDLRAVFGKTMDEITEIFFPSLPYEERTRLGYLCFDSENQLLEKEPAPLYPGVEETFQKLSKKTDLFIVSNCQKGYIEILLQTTGLSRYVKDHLCFGDTQVPKHETIRLLMKKNQLNDVIYVGDTQGDFHACKLAGVPFIFAEYGFGAVPDAPRKITDITQLIDLI from the coding sequence ATGGACGGAATTATTTTTGATGTAGATGGCACTTTGTGGGACGCGACCGACACGATCGCCAAGGCATGGAATCAGACCATCGCCGAGAATTCCACGCTTAAGATGCAGGTGAGTGGCAGCGACCTAAGAGCCGTTTTCGGCAAGACTATGGACGAGATCACAGAGATTTTTTTCCCGTCACTTCCCTACGAAGAGCGCACCCGGCTTGGATACCTCTGCTTCGACTCTGAGAACCAGCTCCTGGAAAAAGAACCAGCGCCCTTATACCCCGGCGTAGAAGAGACTTTTCAAAAGCTTTCGAAAAAAACGGATTTATTCATCGTAAGCAACTGTCAAAAAGGCTATATCGAAATCCTGCTTCAGACGACCGGTCTTAGCCGCTATGTAAAAGACCATCTCTGTTTTGGCGATACCCAGGTTCCCAAACATGAGACCATTCGTCTCCTCATGAAGAAAAATCAACTAAATGATGTAATCTACGTCGGTGATACCCAGGGAGACTTTCATGCGTGCAAGCTGGCAGGCGTTCCTTTTATTTTCGCTGAATATGGTTTCGGAGCGGTACCAGATGCTCCCAGGAAAATTACCGATATCACGCAACTTATAGACTTGATTTAG
- a CDS encoding cytidylate kinase-like family protein, which translates to MKNIVITVARQYGSGGKTVGEMLAKDLGIPCYGSNLLKMASEESGISEQLFRQVDEKLRNSPLLRMTTDVYTGDLIPPESKDFVSAKNLFNYQAKIIKHLAETESCVIIGRAADFVLKDYQNVVSVFVHASAEFNLARAMERNSMTTAEMEKFIAKTDRYRADFYKHYTGREWTDARNYDLCLNSGKLGFEKCVEEIKAYIKVRFSE; encoded by the coding sequence ATGAAAAATATTGTGATTACAGTTGCAAGACAGTATGGGAGCGGCGGTAAGACAGTAGGTGAGATGCTGGCGAAGGATCTTGGAATCCCGTGTTACGGCAGCAATCTTCTTAAAATGGCGTCGGAGGAGAGTGGAATCAGTGAGCAGCTTTTCAGACAGGTCGACGAGAAGCTCAGAAACAGCCCCCTGCTCAGAATGACCACGGATGTGTATACAGGAGATCTGATTCCGCCGGAGAGTAAGGATTTTGTATCGGCGAAGAATCTGTTCAATTATCAGGCGAAGATCATCAAACATCTTGCGGAAACGGAGAGTTGTGTTATCATAGGACGTGCGGCGGACTTTGTCTTGAAGGATTATCAGAATGTTGTCAGTGTGTTTGTTCATGCTTCGGCTGAGTTCAATCTTGCCCGGGCGATGGAGAGAAACAGCATGACGACTGCTGAGATGGAGAAGTTTATCGCAAAGACAGACCGGTATCGTGCAGATTTTTATAAGCACTATACAGGGCGGGAATGGACGGATGCGCGAAATTACGATTTGTGCCTGAACAGCGGTAAGCTGGGCTTTGAAAAATGTGTGGAAGAGATCAAGGCTTATATTAAGGTACGGTTTTCTGAATAA
- a CDS encoding ABC transporter ATP-binding protein: MAMLEVKDIEVFYGMIQAIKGISFEVNEGEVIALIGANGAGKTTTLHTITGLLSPKKGTVLFEGKDITKVPAHKIVSLGMAHVPEGRRVFAELTVYENLKMGAYTRKDKDEIAKTLEMVYKRFPRLKERKNQLAGTLSGGEQQMLAMGRALMSHPKIIVMDEPSMGLSPIFVNEIFDIIREVSEGGTTVLLVEQNAKKALSIADRAYVLETGKIVLEGDAKELMNDDSIKKAYLGE, encoded by the coding sequence ATGGCAATGCTTGAAGTAAAGGATATTGAAGTATTTTACGGTATGATTCAGGCAATCAAAGGAATCTCTTTTGAAGTAAATGAAGGGGAGGTTATTGCCCTGATTGGAGCCAACGGAGCCGGAAAGACCACTACTTTGCACACGATTACCGGGCTGCTTTCACCTAAGAAAGGTACCGTGCTGTTTGAAGGAAAAGATATTACCAAGGTTCCGGCGCATAAGATTGTTTCTTTGGGAATGGCACATGTGCCGGAAGGACGACGGGTATTTGCGGAGCTTACGGTATATGAGAATCTGAAAATGGGCGCATATACCAGAAAAGACAAAGATGAGATTGCAAAGACGCTGGAGATGGTTTATAAGAGATTCCCACGTCTGAAGGAAAGAAAGAATCAGCTCGCGGGTACGCTTAGCGGAGGAGAACAGCAGATGCTTGCCATGGGGCGCGCACTGATGTCGCACCCGAAGATCATCGTGATGGATGAGCCGTCCATGGGACTTTCTCCGATTTTTGTCAACGAGATTTTTGATATTATCCGCGAAGTGAGCGAGGGAGGAACTACAGTTCTTCTGGTGGAGCAGAATGCAAAGAAAGCACTTTCTATTGCAGACAGGGCTTATGTCCTGGAAACCGGAAAGATCGTGCTGGAAGGTGATGCAAAAGAACTGATGAATGATGATTCGATTAAGAAAGCATATCTGGGGGAATAG